A single genomic interval of Psychroserpens sp. NJDZ02 harbors:
- a CDS encoding T9SS type A sorting domain-containing protein, translated as MKKLFTFLFLLSVITSFSQVKPNLTNTGTTGTLTAYTGTTTITTDNFILENAIISGSLNIKANNVTIKNCLIETGGYYGIRCNYEDSNGNDYTNLLVEDCEIRGMLSAAIYGDNFTARRCNIWNSGSDGLKPVSNFLIESCYIHELGYTDGAHADGVQMVNGGNGVMRWNNFDMPWDDPTYANSQCIIMSTNVGTIDDVLIEDNWINGGGYSVQIIDKGNGYGVPTNVSVLNNLFGRDHQFGPQRTDTGIVWQCNTYEDNGEAIGDCPSLSVESITASNSINIFPNPTSDFLNLNFKENLSGTLFLYDLSGKKVIDLAVNSNGNDSVTIDCSEFAPGIYLLKIESKNRLYSSKIIIK; from the coding sequence ATGAAAAAATTATTTACTTTTTTATTTTTATTATCGGTCATTACTAGCTTTTCACAAGTTAAACCCAACTTGACTAACACAGGAACAACAGGAACGTTAACAGCATATACTGGAACAACCACAATAACCACAGATAATTTTATTTTAGAGAATGCAATTATTTCTGGATCTTTGAATATTAAAGCTAATAATGTAACTATTAAAAATTGTTTAATAGAAACTGGAGGCTATTATGGTATACGTTGTAACTACGAAGATTCTAACGGTAATGATTATACCAATTTATTAGTAGAAGACTGTGAAATTAGAGGAATGCTAAGTGCAGCTATATATGGAGATAATTTTACAGCCAGAAGATGTAATATCTGGAATAGTGGAAGTGATGGATTAAAGCCTGTAAGTAATTTTTTGATTGAATCCTGTTATATTCATGAATTAGGTTATACAGATGGTGCTCATGCAGATGGTGTACAAATGGTAAATGGTGGAAACGGTGTAATGAGATGGAATAATTTTGATATGCCATGGGATGATCCTACTTATGCAAATAGTCAGTGTATTATTATGTCTACTAATGTCGGGACTATTGATGATGTTTTAATTGAAGACAACTGGATTAATGGAGGTGGATATAGTGTGCAGATTATAGATAAAGGAAATGGGTATGGTGTGCCTACAAATGTTTCTGTTTTGAATAATTTATTTGGTAGAGATCACCAGTTTGGTCCACAAAGAACGGATACAGGTATTGTTTGGCAATGTAATACATACGAGGATAATGGTGAAGCTATTGGGGATTGTCCTTCATTATCTGTGGAGAGTATTACAGCTAGTAATAGCATTAATATTTTTCCAAACCCTACTTCTGATTTTTTAAATTTAAATTTCAAAGAAAACCTTTCAGGAACTCTATTTTTATATGATTTATCTGGAAAAAAGGTGATAGATTTAGCGGTAAACAGTAATGGTAATGACAGTGTTACAATAGATTGTTCTGAGTTTGCTCCAGGTATTTATTTATTAAAAATAGAATCAAAAAACAGACTGTATTCTTCAAAAATAATAATTAAATAA
- a CDS encoding carboxymuconolactone decarboxylase family protein, with translation MTTLKIHNIESAPTEAKPLLENSQKAYGMIPGLHGVLAGAPQLLDAYQKLHELFTQTSFNEEELTVVWQAINVEHGCHYCVPAHTGIAKMMKVDDAITEALRNETPLENPKLEALRTMALTIVRNRGNVTQEDLTTFYAAGYGEQQVLEIILGLSQKVISNYTNHIANTPVDDAFKAFAWKK, from the coding sequence ATGACAACTTTAAAAATTCACAACATCGAGTCTGCTCCAACTGAAGCAAAACCATTATTAGAAAACTCTCAAAAAGCTTACGGTATGATTCCTGGGTTACATGGTGTATTAGCTGGAGCTCCTCAATTATTAGATGCTTACCAAAAATTACATGAGTTATTTACCCAAACCTCATTTAATGAAGAAGAATTAACTGTTGTATGGCAAGCTATAAATGTTGAGCACGGGTGTCATTACTGCGTACCAGCACATACAGGAATTGCAAAAATGATGAAAGTTGATGACGCAATCACAGAAGCTTTACGTAACGAAACACCTTTAGAAAATCCTAAATTAGAAGCATTACGCACTATGGCATTAACAATTGTTAGAAACCGTGGTAATGTAACTCAAGAAGATTTAACCACTTTTTATGCTGCTGGATATGGTGAGCAACAAGTATTAGAGATTATTTTAGGATTATCTCAAAAAGTAATTAGTAACTATACAAATCACATTGCCAACACACCTGTTGATGATGCTTTCAAAGCTTTTGCTTGGAAAAAATAA
- a CDS encoding DUF4212 domain-containing protein codes for MSDKQKHASAYWKENIKYLAILLVIWFVVSFGCGILFREELDQFRLGGFKLGFWFAQQGSIYVFVILIFVYVRLMNKLDKKYGFDE; via the coding sequence ATGAGTGATAAACAAAAACACGCGTCAGCGTACTGGAAAGAAAATATTAAATACTTGGCAATATTGCTTGTCATATGGTTTGTGGTGTCCTTTGGATGTGGCATTTTATTTAGAGAAGAGTTAGATCAATTCAGATTGGGAGGCTTTAAACTCGGGTTTTGGTTTGCCCAACAAGGATCGATATATGTATTCGTGATTTTAATATTCGTGTATGTAAGATTAATGAATAAACTAGATAAAAAATACGGTTTTGACGAGTAG
- a CDS encoding aldehyde dehydrogenase family protein: MSYSKPEFKEKYGNFINGKFVEPIGGQYFENTSPIDNSLIAKYPRSQKEDVEMALDAANAAKEAWGNTSATERSTLLNKVADIIEANLEEFALVETCDNGKPIRETLNADIPLAVDHWRYFAACIRSEEGSASELDQNTLSLNIKEPLGVIGQIIPWNFPLLMLSWKLPPALVTGNCVVLKPAEQTPASATLLMEKIAEVFPPGVVNIVHGFGPEAGKPLASSSKVDKVAFTGETTTGQLIMQYASKNLNPVTMELGGKSPNVFFNSVMDHDDAYLDKAIEGAVLFAFNKGEVCTCPSRLLVQEDIYDAFMERVVARTNAIIQGNPYELSTMVGAQASKDQYEKIQSYFKIGKEEGAKVLTGGDARKLDGNLANGFYIQPTILEGHNKMRVFQEEIFGPVLCVTKFKDEAEAIEIANDTLYGLGAGVWTRDAHQLYQIPRAIKAGRVWVNCYHAYPAHAPFGGYKKSGFGRENHVMMLNYYRQTKNMLISYDKNKLGFF, from the coding sequence ATGAGTTATTCTAAACCTGAGTTTAAAGAGAAATATGGCAATTTTATAAATGGAAAATTTGTAGAACCCATAGGTGGTCAATATTTCGAGAACACCTCTCCAATCGATAATAGCTTAATTGCTAAATATCCACGTTCTCAAAAAGAAGATGTCGAAATGGCTTTAGATGCTGCTAATGCTGCTAAAGAAGCTTGGGGCAACACCTCTGCGACAGAAAGATCAACGTTATTAAATAAGGTAGCAGATATTATTGAAGCTAATTTAGAAGAATTTGCTCTAGTAGAAACCTGCGATAATGGAAAACCTATCAGAGAAACTTTAAATGCGGATATTCCTTTAGCGGTAGACCATTGGCGCTATTTTGCAGCATGTATTAGATCGGAAGAAGGAAGCGCATCAGAATTAGATCAGAACACTTTATCATTAAACATTAAGGAACCTTTAGGCGTTATTGGCCAAATTATACCATGGAATTTTCCTTTATTAATGCTCTCTTGGAAATTACCTCCAGCTTTGGTAACAGGTAACTGTGTGGTTTTAAAACCTGCAGAACAAACACCAGCTAGTGCCACTTTATTGATGGAAAAAATTGCTGAGGTTTTTCCTCCTGGAGTAGTAAATATTGTACATGGGTTTGGTCCAGAAGCTGGAAAACCTTTAGCGTCAAGTTCTAAAGTCGATAAAGTTGCTTTTACTGGAGAAACGACAACGGGGCAATTAATTATGCAGTATGCGTCTAAAAACCTGAATCCTGTAACTATGGAATTAGGAGGTAAATCGCCAAATGTATTTTTTAATTCTGTTATGGATCATGACGATGCTTATTTAGATAAAGCTATTGAGGGTGCAGTTTTATTTGCTTTTAATAAAGGAGAAGTATGCACATGCCCATCTAGATTATTGGTTCAAGAAGATATTTATGATGCCTTTATGGAGCGTGTTGTAGCCCGTACTAATGCAATTATTCAAGGTAATCCGTACGAGTTAAGTACTATGGTTGGCGCGCAAGCTTCAAAAGATCAATATGAGAAAATACAATCGTATTTTAAAATAGGAAAAGAAGAAGGTGCAAAAGTATTAACCGGTGGGGATGCTAGAAAACTGGACGGAAACTTAGCGAATGGATTTTATATCCAACCTACTATTTTAGAAGGGCATAATAAAATGCGAGTATTTCAAGAAGAAATTTTTGGACCAGTACTTTGTGTAACTAAATTTAAAGATGAAGCGGAAGCTATAGAGATTGCAAATGATACGCTTTATGGATTAGGAGCGGGAGTTTGGACAAGAGATGCACATCAACTGTATCAAATACCTCGCGCTATTAAAGCGGGGCGTGTTTGGGTAAATTGTTATCATGCTTACCCTGCACATGCGCCATTTGGAGGTTACAAAAAATCTGGATTTGGTAGAGAAAACCATGTCATGATGCTTAACTATTACCGTCAAACTAAAAACATGTTAATCTCTTATGATAAAAATAAATTAGGTTTCTTTTAA
- a CDS encoding TetR/AcrR family transcriptional regulator, with the protein MARKKQYIEEEVVDKAMQLFWRNGYENTSMQMLEKAMGINKFSIYSSFESKHGLFLESLKQYKAKVNVTLDKFKNGTQGVNDIKQFFYDSVSSSFKSDNIKGCLVTNTYNEFSETEDELVKAQMTAFMANLKEIIIQKLALDPNKEEATVLKQANYLLLAKHGLAAASRVNTKEEIEDYIEMIFETI; encoded by the coding sequence ATGGCTAGAAAAAAGCAATATATAGAAGAAGAAGTTGTTGACAAGGCCATGCAATTGTTTTGGCGTAACGGCTATGAAAATACCTCGATGCAAATGCTTGAAAAAGCAATGGGCATAAACAAGTTTTCGATCTATTCTAGTTTTGAAAGTAAACATGGTTTATTTTTAGAAAGCTTAAAGCAATATAAAGCTAAAGTCAATGTTACTCTAGATAAATTTAAAAATGGTACCCAAGGTGTTAATGATATCAAACAATTTTTTTACGATTCTGTAAGTTCTAGTTTTAAAAGCGACAATATAAAAGGTTGCTTAGTAACAAATACTTATAATGAGTTTTCCGAAACTGAAGATGAGTTAGTCAAAGCACAAATGACTGCGTTTATGGCCAATCTAAAAGAAATTATTATCCAAAAATTAGCATTGGATCCTAATAAAGAGGAAGCCACTGTATTAAAACAAGCTAATTATTTACTTTTAGCAAAGCACGGATTAGCTGCGGCGTCAAGAGTAAACACAAAAGAAGAAATAGAAGATTACATAGAAATGATTTTTGAAACCATTTAA
- a CDS encoding alanine/glycine:cation symporter family protein produces the protein MYDKINELVGDFASFVWGLPLLVLLIGGGLYLLILSEFLPFRYLGHAIQVLRGKYDNKDDDGEITHFQALTTALSSTIGMGNIAGVAVAISIGGPGAVFWMWISAIVGMSTKFFTSSLAIMYRGKDSEGNTQGGPMYFITEGLGKNWKPLAMFFSACGLIGALPVFNVNQLTQAINDIVLRPNGITVNFTSNLIIGLVLVTITSVVILGGLNRISKVASKLVPSMVLLYFILILIILFANAEVVPTYFKLIFTDAFAAENYKGDAFLGGLLGGLIILGVRRGAFSNEAGIGTAPLAHGAAKTNEPIREGLVAMLGPAIDTLIVCTLTALAILVTGVWESTDANGVSLTAKAFSSAMPLYGKYLLLICIVVFSVSSLFSYSYYGSKCLSFLIGDKNKHYYNYFYIISIILGATTSLALMINLIDGVFALMAIPTMTATLILSPRVVKAAKDYFKRMKDL, from the coding sequence ATGTACGATAAAATAAATGAGTTGGTTGGTGATTTTGCCTCTTTTGTTTGGGGTCTACCTTTATTAGTTTTGTTAATTGGAGGTGGATTATATCTATTAATACTATCCGAATTTTTACCTTTTAGATATTTAGGACATGCCATACAAGTGTTACGTGGTAAGTATGATAATAAAGATGACGACGGAGAAATTACTCATTTCCAAGCCTTAACAACAGCATTGTCCTCAACTATCGGTATGGGGAATATTGCAGGTGTCGCAGTTGCTATATCCATTGGAGGACCAGGTGCTGTATTTTGGATGTGGATTAGTGCTATAGTTGGTATGTCTACTAAGTTTTTTACCTCAAGTTTAGCCATAATGTATCGTGGTAAGGATAGTGAAGGTAATACCCAAGGCGGTCCAATGTATTTTATAACGGAAGGTTTGGGTAAAAACTGGAAACCGTTAGCTATGTTTTTTAGTGCCTGTGGTTTAATCGGGGCATTGCCTGTGTTTAATGTTAATCAATTAACGCAAGCTATTAATGATATTGTATTAAGGCCTAATGGGATTACGGTTAATTTTACTTCAAATTTAATTATTGGATTGGTCCTGGTAACGATTACTTCTGTTGTGATCTTGGGAGGTTTAAATCGAATAAGTAAAGTGGCATCCAAGTTAGTACCAAGTATGGTATTGTTGTATTTTATATTGATACTTATTATTTTGTTCGCTAATGCGGAAGTCGTGCCAACTTATTTTAAGTTAATTTTTACAGATGCTTTTGCAGCAGAAAATTATAAAGGAGATGCCTTTTTAGGAGGCCTTTTAGGTGGATTGATTATTTTAGGAGTGCGTCGTGGTGCCTTTTCAAACGAAGCCGGTATTGGTACAGCACCTTTGGCTCATGGAGCTGCGAAAACTAACGAGCCTATTCGCGAAGGGTTAGTGGCTATGTTAGGACCTGCAATTGATACTTTAATAGTATGTACATTAACGGCTTTAGCTATTTTGGTCACTGGTGTTTGGGAAAGCACAGACGCCAATGGAGTTAGTTTAACAGCAAAAGCATTTAGTAGTGCTATGCCACTTTATGGTAAATATTTATTGTTAATCTGCATTGTGGTGTTTAGTGTATCGTCACTGTTTTCGTATTCGTATTACGGAAGTAAATGCTTATCGTTTTTAATAGGAGATAAAAACAAACATTACTATAATTACTTTTATATAATCAGTATCATTTTGGGAGCAACCACATCTTTAGCCTTAATGATTAATTTAATAGATGGTGTCTTTGCATTAATGGCCATTCCAACGATGACAGCAACTTTAATTTTATCACCACGAGTGGTAAAAGCAGCAAAAGATTATTTTAAAAGAATGAAAGATTTATAA
- a CDS encoding AraC family transcriptional regulator: MHSLLNQHQNHRKLTTLIENRTTYNADYAELNIFETHAFAEKVSLTFNFPVIASMLTGKKVMHIEGFDPFDFCPGESVVMPTNKEMVIDFPIATTKMPTQCLALGIDAFKIDEVVQKFNQHVAIENENNTWDLDETSSHLINNTDVNHLIERLTYTFTNNNKSKDVLLDLMIQELIIRLLQTKAKSLIINDPNQIFNDTRIGTVVKYIKDNLTNKDISVAILAKKAYMSTSHFHKQFKNTLGVSPIDYINSEKIKFSKKLIKDSKDFRMSDIAFKSGFNNTSYFNRQFKKMELMTPQQFKASINKG; encoded by the coding sequence ATGCATTCGCTATTAAATCAACATCAAAACCATAGAAAACTAACTACTTTAATAGAAAACAGAACGACCTATAATGCCGACTATGCAGAACTTAATATTTTTGAAACGCACGCTTTCGCGGAAAAAGTGTCGTTGACCTTTAACTTCCCTGTTATAGCTAGTATGCTTACTGGTAAAAAAGTAATGCATATAGAGGGTTTTGACCCTTTTGATTTTTGTCCTGGTGAATCTGTAGTGATGCCCACCAATAAGGAAATGGTTATTGACTTTCCTATTGCCACAACAAAAATGCCAACACAATGTCTTGCTTTAGGTATTGACGCTTTTAAAATTGATGAAGTTGTTCAAAAGTTTAATCAGCACGTTGCTATTGAAAACGAAAATAATACTTGGGACCTAGACGAGACTTCATCACATTTAATAAATAACACAGATGTTAATCATTTAATAGAACGTCTAACCTACACTTTTACAAACAATAATAAATCTAAGGATGTGCTACTGGATTTAATGATACAGGAATTAATTATTAGGCTATTACAAACCAAAGCCAAGTCTTTAATTATTAATGACCCTAATCAAATTTTTAATGATACCAGAATAGGAACAGTGGTTAAATACATAAAAGACAATTTAACTAATAAAGATATTAGCGTGGCTATATTAGCAAAAAAAGCTTATATGAGCACATCGCACTTCCATAAGCAATTTAAAAACACCTTAGGCGTCTCTCCTATTGACTACATTAACTCTGAAAAAATTAAATTTTCTAAAAAACTAATCAAAGACTCCAAAGATTTTAGAATGTCTGACATTGCCTTTAAATCCGGTTTTAATAATACGAGTTACTTTAATAGACAATTTAAAAAAATGGAATTAATGACGCCTCAACAATTTAAGGCGTCAATTAATAAAGGATAA
- a CDS encoding heparan-alpha-glucosaminide N-acetyltransferase domain-containing protein, translating to MKPTRLFFLDAVRAFAILMMLQGHFIDSLLNPIYRDTTNPIYNLWSYFRGITAPVFFTITGLVFVFLLLKAKEKGTDKERIKKGLNRGILLIGLGYALRFSFFSLMYGQVNMNFLQVDVLQCIGVSLIILIILYKISFKNELVLASLFLIIAFSIFVSEPLYRTLKFENAPVLFSNYLSLQNGSVFTIIPWFGYVSFGGFIAVLFSKFGHKKNYKVFKIVSFLIIGVFLSFYSSAALKILDNLFNVPLFTRSADYNYLFSRLGNVLVIFGLFYTFENQLKQPIVTRIGQKTLSIYVIHFMIIYGSFTGLSLKQFFYKSLTPTQAIIGAIVFIVVVCFISFYHVKTNTYIYNKIRRFYNKVKTK from the coding sequence TTGAAACCAACCAGACTATTTTTTCTTGACGCCGTAAGAGCTTTTGCCATTTTAATGATGTTGCAAGGTCATTTTATAGACTCCCTTTTAAACCCTATTTACAGAGATACGACAAACCCCATTTATAACCTATGGTCTTATTTTAGAGGGATAACAGCTCCTGTCTTTTTTACAATTACAGGTTTAGTCTTTGTGTTTTTATTATTAAAAGCTAAAGAAAAAGGTACAGATAAAGAACGTATAAAAAAAGGTCTCAACCGAGGGATACTACTTATAGGACTTGGTTATGCCTTGCGTTTTTCGTTTTTCAGCTTGATGTATGGGCAAGTTAATATGAATTTTTTACAAGTCGATGTCCTACAATGTATAGGAGTATCGTTAATTATTTTAATTATATTGTACAAAATAAGCTTTAAAAATGAGTTAGTTTTAGCCAGCTTATTTTTAATTATTGCGTTTAGCATATTTGTGTCAGAACCTTTGTATCGTACTTTAAAATTTGAAAATGCTCCCGTATTGTTTTCTAACTATCTGAGTTTACAAAACGGATCTGTTTTTACTATTATTCCTTGGTTTGGCTATGTCTCTTTTGGCGGTTTTATTGCTGTGTTATTTTCTAAATTTGGACATAAAAAAAATTACAAAGTATTTAAAATCGTTAGTTTCTTAATTATTGGAGTATTCTTAAGCTTCTACTCTTCCGCTGCTTTAAAAATTTTAGACAACCTATTTAATGTACCTCTATTTACTAGAAGTGCTGATTATAATTATTTATTTAGTCGCTTAGGAAATGTCTTGGTGATTTTTGGCCTATTTTACACTTTTGAAAACCAGCTTAAACAACCTATCGTAACTAGAATTGGACAAAAAACATTATCTATTTACGTGATACACTTCATGATTATTTATGGAAGTTTTACAGGTTTAAGCTTAAAGCAATTCTTTTATAAAAGCTTAACACCAACACAAGCAATTATCGGAGCTATTGTGTTTATAGTCGTTGTATGCTTTATTTCGTTTTACCATGTAAAGACAAATACTTATATCTATAATAAGATAAGACGCTTTTATAATAAGGTAAAAACTAAATAA
- a CDS encoding DUF779 domain-containing protein — MERIAITTEATKILEQLKAKHGDLIFHQSGGCCDGSAPMVFEKGDMYLDESDILLGTLNDVNFYMNQDQFEYWKHTHLTVDITEGRGASFSLEIPLGLRFLIHSRLLTKEEEVFFNS, encoded by the coding sequence ATGGAAAGAATTGCGATTACAACGGAAGCAACAAAAATATTAGAACAGTTGAAAGCAAAACATGGTGATTTGATTTTTCATCAAAGCGGAGGTTGTTGCGATGGGTCTGCTCCCATGGTTTTTGAAAAAGGAGATATGTATTTGGATGAAAGCGATATTCTTTTAGGGACTTTAAATGACGTTAATTTTTATATGAATCAAGATCAATTTGAATATTGGAAACATACACACCTTACTGTAGATATAACTGAAGGTCGAGGGGCTAGTTTTTCGTTAGAAATACCTTTGGGACTTCGGTTTTTAATTCATTCTAGGTTATTAACTAAAGAAGAAGAAGTGTTTTTTAATTCGTAG
- a CDS encoding sodium:solute symporter family protein, producing MSVQFWTWLLVGITFALYFGIAIWARAGSTKEFYVAGGGVSPLANGMATAADWMSAASFISMAGIISFSGYDGSVYLMGWTGGYVLLALLLAPYLRKFGKFTVPDFIGDRYYSNTARTVAVICALIVSFTYVAGQMRGVGIVFSQFLQVDINIGVIIGMTVVLTFALLGGMKGITYTQVAQYCVLIFAFMVPAFFISMQMTGNIIPQIGMGGKVEGGAFLLDKLDLLHTELGFNEYTSGTKSTWDVFAITLALMTGTAGLPHVIVRFFTVPKVKDARKSAGYALFLIAILYTTAPAIAVFSRTNLIETVSNKEYKEIPEWFKNWENTGLIAWSDKNGDGKIQYVAGDALSSKKPIYTDARGASGERIVSNVSDASNELYVDRDIMVLANPEIANLPNWVIGLVAAGGLAAALSTAAGLLLVISTSVSHDLVKKQLKPDISDKDELKVARIAIFVAILIAGYFGINPPGFVAAVVALAFGLAAASFFPAIILGIFDKRMNSEGAISGMVVGIVLMLFYMMKFKLDMFGGGTKEDWWFGTSPEGFGTIAMFLNVVVSLVVSRLTPAPPQNVQDMVESIRIPSGAGEAQDH from the coding sequence ATGAGTGTACAATTTTGGACATGGTTATTAGTAGGAATTACTTTTGCCTTATATTTTGGAATCGCAATTTGGGCTCGAGCAGGCTCAACTAAAGAGTTTTATGTTGCTGGTGGAGGTGTTTCTCCGTTAGCAAATGGTATGGCTACCGCAGCCGATTGGATGAGTGCCGCCTCCTTTATTAGTATGGCGGGGATTATTTCCTTTTCAGGATATGATGGCTCAGTTTATCTTATGGGATGGACTGGTGGTTATGTGCTGTTAGCGTTATTGTTAGCACCTTACCTGCGTAAATTTGGTAAGTTTACAGTACCAGATTTTATTGGAGATAGATATTACTCTAACACGGCAAGAACAGTAGCAGTAATTTGTGCATTAATTGTATCATTTACATATGTTGCAGGACAAATGCGTGGTGTTGGTATTGTGTTTTCTCAATTCTTACAAGTTGATATTAATATAGGTGTTATCATTGGGATGACGGTTGTTTTAACTTTTGCTTTATTAGGAGGAATGAAAGGAATCACATACACACAAGTAGCACAATATTGTGTGTTAATCTTTGCTTTTATGGTACCTGCATTTTTTATCTCTATGCAAATGACAGGAAATATTATTCCTCAAATTGGTATGGGAGGTAAGGTTGAAGGTGGTGCCTTTCTACTAGATAAATTGGATTTGTTACATACCGAACTTGGATTTAACGAGTATACCAGCGGAACAAAGTCTACCTGGGATGTTTTTGCAATCACATTAGCATTAATGACAGGTACAGCGGGATTGCCTCATGTAATTGTACGTTTCTTTACGGTGCCTAAAGTAAAAGATGCCCGTAAATCTGCAGGTTATGCCTTATTTTTAATAGCTATTTTATATACAACTGCACCTGCAATTGCAGTATTTTCAAGAACTAATTTAATTGAAACAGTTAGTAATAAAGAATATAAAGAAATTCCAGAATGGTTTAAAAACTGGGAAAATACAGGGTTAATAGCATGGTCTGATAAAAATGGAGATGGAAAAATCCAGTATGTGGCAGGAGATGCCTTATCAAGTAAAAAACCAATATATACGGATGCTAGAGGTGCAAGTGGAGAACGTATCGTGTCTAATGTTAGTGATGCTTCAAACGAACTTTACGTAGATAGAGATATTATGGTATTGGCAAATCCAGAGATTGCAAACCTACCAAATTGGGTTATTGGATTAGTAGCAGCCGGAGGATTGGCAGCAGCATTATCTACTGCAGCCGGATTGTTGTTAGTAATTTCGACATCTGTGTCTCATGATTTAGTTAAAAAACAATTAAAGCCGGATATTTCGGATAAAGACGAGTTGAAAGTCGCAAGAATCGCCATTTTTGTAGCCATATTAATTGCGGGGTACTTCGGTATTAATCCGCCGGGATTTGTCGCTGCGGTCGTCGCACTAGCATTTGGTCTAGCAGCAGCGTCCTTTTTTCCAGCTATTATTTTAGGAATATTTGATAAACGTATGAATAGCGAAGGTGCTATTTCAGGTATGGTTGTCGGTATTGTTTTAATGCTATTCTACATGATGAAATTTAAACTCGACATGTTTGGTGGTGGTACAAAAGAAGACTGGTGGTTTGGTACATCTCCAGAAGGATTTGGTACTATAGCAATGTTTTTAAATGTTGTAGTGTCACTAGTGGTATCGCGCTTAACACCTGCGCCACCTCAGAATGTTCAGGATATGGTTGAAAGTATAAGAATCCCTTCAGGAGCTGGAGAAGCTCAGGATCATTAA
- a CDS encoding terminase gpP N-terminus-related DNA-binding protein, with product MTIDLCPNCGSDHYIKSGIVNDRQRYKCKKCNYFFSVNKIGKKIDDYYVNKSLQLYLEGLTYREIERILGISHVSIMNWVKKYNIKRPYNSNYHPTYKILNASELGVYFSNAKNIKGAGVIVTELGDKFMLIKWERFKD from the coding sequence ATGACTATAGATTTGTGTCCTAATTGTGGGTCAGACCATTACATTAAAAGTGGAATTGTTAATGATAGACAAAGGTATAAGTGTAAAAAATGCAACTATTTCTTTTCAGTAAATAAGATAGGAAAGAAGATAGACGACTACTACGTTAACAAATCGTTACAATTATACTTGGAAGGGTTAACGTATCGAGAAATCGAACGCATTTTGGGAATCTCTCACGTTAGTATCATGAATTGGGTGAAAAAATATAATATTAAACGCCCTTATAACTCAAATTATCATCCGACTTACAAAATTTTAAATGCTTCAGAGTTAGGGGTTTATTTTAGTAATGCTAAAAATATAAAAGGAGCAGGTGTTATTGTTACTGAGTTGGGAGATAAATTTATGTTGATTAAATGGGAACGTTTTAAGGATTAG